ACATATTTAATCAAAGAGTTTCCAATAAAAGACGATGATGAAAATGAACTTCCTAATGATGTAATAGAGTTGGTTTAAAATATGAAAAAGATATTACTAATAATTCTTATACTTTCAGGTTTTGTTTTTTCTTCTTTTGCAAATATTACTGATTCTTTTCCCAATCTTTCTGGAAGAGTTGTAGATAATGCAAAACTTTTAACAAAAGACCAAAGAGAGACTTTATCTTCTATTTTAAAAGCACATGAAGAAAAAACTTCTAATCAAATCGTAATTGTTAGTCTTAATTCTTTAGAAGGATATGATATTGCTGATTATTCTTATCAACTTGGAAGATATTGGGGAATTGGTCAAAAAGATAAAGACAATGGAGTATTACTCGTAATATCTCTAAATGATAGAAAACTTCGTATTGAAGTTGGCTATGGATTAGAGGGTGCGTTAACAGATAAAATTTCTCATGAAATTATTGAATATACTTTAAAATCAGCTTTTAAAAAACAGCAATATTACATAGGTATAAACAATGCAACAGAAAAAATTATTGAAGCTATTAATGGAGAGTATACAAATCATCCACAAGCCCAAATAAATGATAATACAAATGAGTTTATACCTTTAGTATTTTTTGCAATTATATTTTTATCAGTTTTTGGAAATTCATTTTCAAGAGCTTTGAGAAAACAGACTTTATATAAAGTTACAAAATCTTCAATACCTTCATCTTTTTTTGCTTTTTTTGTATATGCAATGGGTTCTGCATTTACAGCATATAGTTTAATTCTTGCACTTATTATTTTTATAGTTGTATTTGTATTTAATTTTATAAATACAAAAGATGTAGATTTTGATAAATTAAAAAGTATAAAAAGTAACTCTTCAAATAACTATACTTCAGGATATGGTGGTAGTTTTGGAAGAGGAGGTTTTAGTTCATCTTCTGGTGGTTTTGGTGGTGGCGGTGGCGGCTTTGGTGGTGGTGGTGCAAGTGGAGGCTGGTAGCCTTACTTGCAGTCATTTCTATTAAGTAAAATAAATAAAATATTTTCTTCTTCTTGATTATAGTAATCTATTCTAACTTTTCCATTTTTATTTAAAAATACTCTAATCAAATTTGATTTACACATATTTGTAACTTCACTTCTTTTCATATATTCATAGAAACTTTGTTTCGCATAGAGTTTTGCAACTAAATAAGGTTTAAAATCTTCGGCAACTTTTTTATTCTCAGGAATTAAATACTTTTTCATGCCATAAGTTTTACCTTCGAAAAAAGTCTCTTTAGCAACTGTAATTTCATCTAATCTTCTTGGTAATTGTTTACCAATCATTTGAGCTAATACTTCTGCCATTTGTTCTGTACTTAACTTATCAAAACCTTTTTCTAAATTATTAGCATTTAGAAAACTAAGTAATATAAATATATAAACTAAAATTTTCATCAATTGTTCCTTTATTAATCCTATTATAAAATGAATCTATTAAAATGTCAACAAAGGATTTTTATGTCACAAAAAGCAGTAATATTTGACCTTGATGGTACACTAATTGACTCATTAGAAGATTTAGCAAATTCAGTTAATCAAACACTAAAAGAGTTTGGTTTTAATACTCATGAAATAAATGCATATAAATATTTTATAGGTGATGGAGTAAAAGTTTTACTAAAAAGAGCTACAAATGAGAAAGAAAATGAGGAAACTATTGAAAAACTTCACAAAAGATTTAAAGTGATTTACAAAAAAGAAATAGATTCAAAAACAAAAGTATATGAAGGTATTCATCAACTTTTAGGTAAATTAGAAAATCAAGCTTATCCTAAAGCAATATTATCAAACAAACCACATAACTTTACGCTAGATTGCATGAACAAGTTTTTTAGTAATTACTCATTTGTAAATATTTCAGGACAAAAAGATAGTATTGCAAAAAAACCTGATGCAAGTGCTGCTTTATTAATTGCAAAAGACTTAGAAAAAGATGTTGAAAATATATA
This sequence is a window from Poseidonibacter parvus. Protein-coding genes within it:
- a CDS encoding TPM domain-containing protein — translated: MKKILLIILILSGFVFSSFANITDSFPNLSGRVVDNAKLLTKDQRETLSSILKAHEEKTSNQIVIVSLNSLEGYDIADYSYQLGRYWGIGQKDKDNGVLLVISLNDRKLRIEVGYGLEGALTDKISHEIIEYTLKSAFKKQQYYIGINNATEKIIEAINGEYTNHPQAQINDNTNEFIPLVFFAIIFLSVFGNSFSRALRKQTLYKVTKSSIPSSFFAFFVYAMGSAFTAYSLILALIIFIVVFVFNFINTKDVDFDKLKSIKSNSSNNYTSGYGGSFGRGGFSSSSGGFGGGGGGFGGGGASGGW
- a CDS encoding HAD family hydrolase, encoding MSQKAVIFDLDGTLIDSLEDLANSVNQTLKEFGFNTHEINAYKYFIGDGVKVLLKRATNEKENEETIEKLHKRFKVIYKKEIDSKTKVYEGIHQLLGKLENQAYPKAILSNKPHNFTLDCMNKFFSNYSFVNISGQKDSIAKKPDASAALLIAKDLEKDVENIYFVGDTKIDMQTAKNAGMIAIGVLWGFRDEKELRDNGADFIVSNTDELYDILIS